The genomic DNA TGGAATGGGTTCTTTCCGATATGAGGGAGTTTGTCCGGAAGGAATCATATGATCTGGTCTTAAACCTCTACACCTCTTTTGGATATTTCAAGGATCCTGCAGAGGATCTCCTGGTTTTGAAAAATATCTCCCAAAGTCTCCGGCAAGGGGGGTCATTTGTTATTGAGGTGATGGGAAAAGAGGTGATGGCCAAGGATTTTGAACCGATTACAGCGTCAAAGACCGAAGACGGACTATTTGTCCAGGCTCATGAGATCCTGGAGAACTGGAACAGGATTAAAACGGAATGGACCCTTATCAAAGAAGGGAATATCAGAACCTTTACGTTTGAACACAGCCTCTATGCAGCCAGTGATCTCATCAGGCTCTGTGAGTTGGCAGGTTTTTCGGATATTCGGGTATTTGGTGATTTTGATGGGGGTCCCTATGATCATTCTGCATCGCTGCTGGTAATCACCGGGAAAAAGAGATAATCCTGACCATATCCGGAGTCTGCTGGTTTGGCGGTGGGGAGAACATACAACACCCTTACCGTACAAGAGGCTAAAATCATTAATTTCGACATTATTCAATTTATCGCCTTTAAATGGAATATAGGAGGGTGATATTTGCCGTTTTAAGATCTTCTCATAGCCGGCCGGTATTGTGTTATCATGGAAAAGTCTATACTTTATATAGCTATGATCCGGAACTTGATAGCGGCCTTTGAGTGAATTGGTTTCCGTTCGATTTTTACGATTTAGAGCGACATTTGCTCTCCTTTATTTTGACATTATCCTGATAATATAAATATCGATAATTTAGGTCCTAAATCTAAAAATAACCCGAATATAGATCAATACGAGGCTGAGAAAAGAGATGTCCGAGTATTCATGAAACGAATGTTCACTCCTCAAAATAATCCATATCAATCTTTTTCACAATATACCGCGATTCATCTGACACTCCTACATTATGATCTATCATAAGTTCAGCTAACGTCTCTCCATCAATTAAAACCACTTTCTGTTCGATTCGCTGGACGTATTCCTGGGCTTCCCTTGAGAAACGGGAAGTGGTAATAAAAACTCCTTTTCGTGCCCGGTTCCCTGCAAGACTACCCACAAATGCCTGTATCTCTGGTCTTCCAACCGTATTCTGCCATCTTTTAGCTTGAATACATACGGTATCCAACCCCAGTTTGTCCTCTTTTATAATCCCATCAATCCCATCATCACCAGTCTTTCCAACCCTCTCCCCAGCTTCACTCCGTGATCCTCCATATCCCATGGAGACCAGTAGATCAACGACCAGTCGCTCAAAAAACTCCGGTGAGCTATTCATAACCTGTGATAATAGTTCATGTGCCAGTTTATTTCGAACATCCTGATAACTATTCTCAAGAATCTCTTGCGGGGTCAGGGTGCTCTCTGCAGTACCTGATTCTTCTTTTAATGGTGAATGATTGTCTGTTCGAAAGTCTTTAAAATCCAGAAATTCTGGAAATTGTTTGAGAAAGTTTTGGTCGATGCGTTGTGGATTCTGACTGAGTACTGCTAACCCTCGTTCGGTGATTTTCACCTTCCCCCGTGAAGGAGTATTAACTAATCCTGCTTTTTTCAGATATGTCTTCGCCCAACCGACCCGGTTATGATAGGTAGACTGTACTCCACTTGGGAGTTTTTGGTTCAGTTCTTCTTCAGAAAGATGAAATGAGGATGCTATTTGACTATAAATCTCCTGGACTGAGTGTTCTTTTCCATCTTTTACAGCTAACAGGACCGGAAGCAAGAATGTCTGATAATCAGGTATTGCCATTATCTTATGGGATATTTGTATCAAAGAGCGATAAGGTATTCGAAATAATTCTATTTGAAAAACACGGATCTCCCGAACCCAAATTACATAAATTTAACTTTTATTGACATAAACATGTGAGATATGTATCGTAAGGGGTATGGATTCACCCCTCTTTGTATATTCTGTATCGTTCTATGTTCAACCTCATCAGCACTCAAATTCCCTGATAAATTTCAAAATACTAACCCTATCATTGCTTCACCACAGGAAAACACCGAAAAAATATCTGTTGGAATTTTGGTGATGCAGAGTGGATTTGTATCAGATAGGAGTTACGCAGTTAACTTTTATTATATAAAGATCTATATATATTGACAACGCCTATAATATACGTGCCTATAACGAAGCAGCCTTCAGATGTAGATTATATCAATTACCTCATCGCAGCTCGATGCGACGTTTCTTGTGTAAAAGTCGCTGATTGTTATTCGACGTCTGAATTCTCGATATCACATGATACCTTCAATCGATTCCTAACAAGACAGTCTCTAACTCCTGAGACGTTGTGGGCTGAAGTTGAGGCATATGTTGACAGAAAAAGGGGCTGGTTGGTTCTGGATGACACTATTCTAGATAAAAAACATTCCAAAAAAATCGAATGTACATATTACCAGTGGAGTGGAAAAGAGCACAAAGTAATCAAAGGAATAGGATTGATTGCCTTAATTTGGACAGATGGAATCACTTCATTTCCAATTGATTATCGAATTTATGATAAGGATGTTGATGATAAGACCAAAAATGATCATCTCCAAGAAATGGCCTTGACAGCTTTCAAAAGAGGATTTACTCCTGCCTTTGTCATGTTTGATAGTTGGTATTCCGGAAATGAAAATTTGAAGTTGATTAACCGTCTTGGATGGTTTTATTTCACACGAGTTAAGAAAAATCGTATGGTCAATCCCGATGCCAAAGGTAATGTTCAAGTGTCATCATTAAATATACCAGAGGAGGGATTAGAAGTCCATTTAAAGAAATATGGATTTATTCGTCTTTTTCACTCACTAAATCGTAAAGGTGTAAGTAGATATTGGGCAACCAATTTTTTGCCGATGAATAATGAAGATAGGCTGGTTTTACAATCTATTTGCTGGACAATCGAGAATTATCATAGGGCTATCAAAGAACTATGTGGTGTCGAAAAATGCCAAGCTAGAAAGGGAATTATCCAACGAAATCATATTAATTGCTCACTTCGGGCATATTTACGATTCGAAGTCAATAAATTTTTGAATGGTGTTACTCCGTACGATGCTCAATGGCAAATCATAAAAGTTGGAATTTCAGAATATATTCAGAACCCAAAATATGCGCTATAAATTTTTTAGAGGTTGTTCTGCGTAACTCCTATCAGATATTGGTGAAGAATATGAAAGGGCTTTTGAGATGGTAGAGGAGGATCATCCTGACTCGCCAATTCAGCCAGTTATTATCGATGCGGGAAGCAATGTGACAACGGCAATTTCTGCATGGAATACCTTGAAATCGGAATACCCTGACCTTTTTATTGTTGTAACAGTTGCCAGCTGGACAACCAATGTGGTGTACCCTGATGCTGCAGATGATGGGAAGGTCCAGATTGCTCTTGGGAGTGCCGTCGTAAACAAGAGTCGCTTGAATGGCAGACTTGTTCGGTTCACTCCTGGGGTGGAACAGGAATCTCCAATCCTTGCAGAATACCTGTCTCAATATGACCGGGTGGCAATCCTGGGTGGGGAGAACGATTATGCACGTGGGTATATTAACGCCCTGAATTCCCTTATCCCGGAAAAAATCGTAGATATTGTGCAGTATGATCCTGATACCCTGCCTGGCAGTCTGGACCTGACCCCGGTCAGAGACAACAATCCTGATATAATTCTGCTACTCAGTATGTCAGAAGCCGAATCGGTTGCGGAAATGATAAGAAATTGTGGCATATCTGCACCACTTGTTGGAACACGGGTCATAGAACGGAATACTCTTCTTGAAACCCCGGTCGCAGATGGCCTCATCTTTACCATTCCGGCACTCAATCGTTCTTTTCCCTTCTTCTCCAGGTACCGTGAAGAATATGGGGAAGAAGCAACATTTTACGGGGCAGAAGGGTATGATGCCATGAATATCCTCTATGATGCAGTTGAGACCTGTGGGGAGGATCAGGAATGCCTCTCATCCTGGTTTACCGCAAATCAGTACCCTGGTTCACTTGGCGACGTTCAGTTTGATGAAAACCGGGTGGCCTTTTATCCTATCGAATTTAAAATCATCAGGAATGGCTCGTTTGAACATTATGAAGGGAAGATAGCCGTTCAATGAAAAACCGGCCTGCTGATAATTTGAATGACACTTATATTACATAAATATTATAAAATTAAATGATATCCAGAATATACTTTTCTTTATGAAAATTGGCTTATATTAAAATGAGGGTAGGTATTGAATTCAAAAATGAAATTTAAGCCTATGTAGCAGTTGTAACACTTGTAGCAGATCCAGAGAAGAGACCTGTCAGTTTTTTTTTATTTTAGAGGAGACATAATCTGATTCGAAAATACCATCCCTCTTCCCTGAATGAAAGAGAATCTTATCTTATGGAAAATGATTCCTCATTGTGTGGTATTATGTTATATATGCAAATACGTGGTAATGATAATACGAAATGGAACGATTCAAACTGCCAATTGGTATCCAATCTTTTAAAAAGATTCGAACTGGCGGGTATGCATATGTTGATAAAACACGTTTCATTCAATCGTTAGTTGATAACGGATCATATTACTTTCTTTCGAGGCCACGCCGGTTTGGAAAAAGCCTTCTCCTTGATACCATTGATTATGCTTTTTCTGGTAAAAAGGAGTATTTTCTAGATCTTTATCTCAACACACCAGAAGCATCATGGGATTTTTCCAGTGTTTATCCAGTTGTCAGGATAAGTCTTGGACAACGTATCAACAGGAATTCTGATGAACTGGGTGAATATCTGACCCACATACTCTCTCTTGAAGCTGAACGGTATAATGTAGCCTATGATAGATCATTATCTCCCGGTTTCCAATTGGATCTTCTGATTAAAAATCTCTATGCAACCTATCAGATGCCTGTAGTCGTTCTTATAGATGAGTATGATAAACCAATTCTTGATGCGATTGAGGATAGTGAAACCACTCGTATATTACGAGATGAATTGAAAAGTTTTTATGGCATTTTAAAAGATCTGGACCCTTATCTTAAATTTGTTCTCCTCACCGGGGTCTCAAAATTCTCTAAAACGGGTATCTTTTCTGGTCTGAACAACCTTGATGATATCACTCTTGATCCCAGGTACTCAGCTATCTGTGGATATACCCATGAAGATCTTGAGCAGGTATTCAGTGAATATCTGATCGGCTTTAATTCTGAAGAGATAAGGGAGTGGTATAATGGTTATTCATGGTCAGGTCAGACTGTGTATAATCCCTTTGATATCTTAATGCTCTTTTCCAAGAAGATGTTTCGTTCATATTGGTTTGAGACCGGTACCCCTTCTTTCCTCATCAGATTATGGCAGAAAAATCCACGGTTCCCTGGCGATTTTGATGGATTGATAGCTGGTGAAGATCTGCTTGGATCTTTTGATGTTGATAATATAAGGGTTGAGACGTTATTATTTCAGGCTGGATATCTGACGATAAAAGAATGGACTTCTGACCCGGTACGTGGATTTCAATGCACGTTAGGATACCCGAATATTGAAGTGCGAACATCATTAAACCTGTTATTTTGTCAGTCCTTATCAGGATTTTCTGTATCCGGGATGCGAAACTTGTTATTTGAGGTTTTGGAGAAGAAAGATGGAGAGGGATTAAAAGAGTTTTTTCATTCATTTTTTGCTTCAATTTCGTATGAATGGTACCGAAAAAACCATTTATCGTCTTTTGAGGGATACTATGCAAGTATCATGTACACCATTTTCGCAAGTCTTGGATATCACGTGATCGCAGAAGATACTACAAATAAGGGACGCATAGATTTGACGGTAATTACGGCTCAGGCGGCATGGATCTTTGAATTTAAAGTGAAAAGAGATGAATCTCACGGAGAGAAAAGTCCATTGGAGCAGATAAAAAGGAAAGGGTATTCTGAAAAATATAAAGCCAAGGGTCTGAAGATATGGGAGATTGGAATTGTATTTGATCCGAAAACCCGCAATATAATTCAATGGGATCAGAGATCCGATTAATTTTTACTACCTGGATGTGGGGGAGTGAGAGGGTATAAAAAAAAGATTACCCTCTGTACCAATAGAACTGCTACACGTGCTACAACTGCTACATGGGGTTTATTTTAACATTCAGTCAGCATTTCCTGCTAAAATTCAGTACTGGTGAATATGCTGCAAAAACGAGGTGCCTCATGCAGACATATCAACATAAAATATGGAGATGGCGGGAAACATCCCTCTCAATCCTGTTCGTTCGTCAGCAGAAACGAATTTATAAACCGTTATCATACTTCCCACCCTCATATCCGCAGAGACCAGTACGGGGGGAGTTACATATTGGAAGCAGGTAGCACTCGTCCAGGTCTTCATCAGAACTACAGTCATCACAAAGCACGGTAAAATCATCATTTTCAATATAATGATAACTGGCTGGTTTTCCACATTCAGTGCAGGGAAATTCCAGTTTATCATTCATACCAGCCATAATGATCTTCTCCTTTTCCTTATGCCATGCAATGGATTCAGCAACCTTCAGCCTGAGTTCGGTAGTTGTCCCAAAATCGTATTCATAGAGAAATGTCATGCCCGGTACCAGGACTTTCTGTATCTTTACCTTCATCGATTTGGCATCACCAAAAAAATCGTCCATACCTGATTCAGAACATCTCTGGTACTCGACTCCCGTAATAGTAAACGCACTTAAATGACCACAACATTCAACCCAGATGTCCCGTAACGATCTATCAAGATCTTCAAGCGTTGCATTAGGTTTGACAAGAAGAACCATCCAGTATGGAGAGGAATACGGGGTATCAACCATAATGGCTAATCTCTCCTCACCCGTGTCCGGAGCATGGTTTTTCTTCATATGCGTAACGGCGGTTCGTTTGGTTATCGGTTCCTTGCAGAGGTAACATGTTCCAGGTGCAGCAGCTTGTTTAGCCATGAAAAGAGTGTTGGAACCACATGATGAAAAGGGTATTTCTTCTGGTCCATCGACCATAGAATCCGAATTTTCTCATGCCATGTATATCGAATATATTTAATCTTTGGAAATCAACCTAATCAAATTAGGAGTGTAGGTATATGAAAATGTTATTTATTTGTGCATTACTCATTGGATTAGTAATGCTTCCTCTTGGAGTTATGGCCGAGGAGGGTACTCTTGTTGAGGATGAAACCGCCGGGGTAAATATCAGTGAAGAGATTGCCATTGTAGAAACAAACACACCGAATCTGGCTCCAATGTTTGGAAAAGTACACCAGACTCTTCTGATGGCTACAGAAGAAGCATTTGGATATCTTCTGACCGGTGATATCGCTGAGAAAGAGGCATTTTTCAAAGAGCTAGCTCTGTCAGAGGAAGCAATGACTGCGTTTGAAGGAGCAGCATCTGGAGCAATGGAAGATGAGCAGGTTATTGTTACAGGATTTGACGAGGTCAAGACCTCTTATGCAAACTTGACTGCTGCAGCTGATACCATGTTTGTTTCATTTGAAACGGAAGGAAAACCCGTAATGGATGATGTTATTGCCTTTGAGGCGTCTGTGGATATAGTTTTTGATACAACTGACAAGGTATGGGATGAGTATAACGTTGACGGTCCTGCAACTGTTGATGCCAGTGTCCGTTCTCTGTATGGCCGGTTACTTGCTGCGGTACAGGAATCATATGCCTATCCGGTCCTTGGAGATATGATTGAAAAAGAGGATGCTCTTGCTGACTTTGCCGATTTTGACACTGTTATTGCACAATATGAGCAGAAATATCCTGACGCATCATATGATGATATTAAAGCAATGAAGGCGGAGATACAGGCAGCAGCAGAGGCAATGTTTGCATCATTTGAGGAGAATGGCACGGCTGATCCAGCGGATGTAGCCGCTCTTGAAACCCTCGTTGAAGAAATGAATGAAAAGGCCCTCAAACTCTTTGACACATCATCTGAAGAGACAGTGGTCATCGAAGAGAGTTCTGAAATTGAAGAAACAGCAGTGAATACCACTGCATAATTTTTTTTCTTTTCTCTATTATCCTGCCCATCGTAACCGGGCAGTTGGAACCAGCGTTAATTGACCCTGACGAACCGTTATCAGGTGGGACCAGGTCATGTATCCGTCATGAGTTATCGTAATCTCATGAGTTCCGGCAGGAATGCCAGCCCTCTCGAGTGGCGTGGAACCAATCATCTCACCGTCAAGGAATACTGTTTCGTTCTCCGGTGTTGAATTGACCATCAGCACTCCGTTCGGTAAGGTTACATATTTTTGACCTTTCACATACCTAAGAAAGAGAATGAACATATACCTGCGAAACGGACTATTTGGGCTATTACTTCTTATTTCTACAATAGGAATTGTTGTTGGTGCAGAACCTTCAGGATACACCGTGTATGTACAAGGTGCAGAGAGCAGTATTGACAGAACCTCGGATGGGATATATAAGATAACGATTCAGGACGTCATTCCCTTCTCCACGATTTTTGAAGGGGATGAGAGGCTGTTGCACAAACACAAAAAAAGCTTAATATAAATTATTAAAGCTTAATTATATATATTATTAAGATCAATATATTATATGTCTCATCGCTATAACATGATTAGAGGATATGGTAATGAACAACAATTTTTACTCCCTGTCAATGCGATGGACTGGCTATCTGAAAATGATATTACTTATGGCATATTAGAAATTCTTTCGATTCTCGATATTAGTCCATTTATTAATAAATATCGTGACGATGGTCGCGGTTCTGCCTTTTTTGATCCTCGTTCAATGCTTGGAATAATAATTTATTCAATGATTCGTGGAGAAAAATCTAGCAGAAAAATTGAGATGTGCTGCCATTATGATATTGGATATCGGATCGTCGCCAATAATCTTACACCTGACCATACAACGATCTATCGTTTCAAGAAGAATAATTCAAAAGAAATCAAATCCCTTTTTAAACAATTATCTCAAATTATCGTAGAATCCGGGATAGCAAGAATCGGTGTCCTAGCCCTCGATGGATCAAAATTTGGCTGTAATGCCTCTTTATCAGCCAATAAAAAATTAAAATACCTTGAAGCAGAGCTAGGTCGGCTTTTTGATGAATCACAGGAAATTGATGAGTTAGAAAACGATGATATAAATATTCAGGATATGGAGATTAACCGACTACCTGAGCATCTTTCAACAAAAGAAAAACGAAAGGAAGTTCTTAATCGGGCTAAAGAGAAATTAATTGAACGACATGATATCGAATCTAAAAAACAAGAAGAAAAGATTCTGGACCGCGAAAAAGAAGAATTAGAATCGGGTAAAAAGAAACGAGGTAGAAAGCCTTTAGAGCCTAAAAAAGAGCCATCTTCAGATTCAAAAGTAAATCTCACTGATCCTGAAAGTCAGATAATGTCAACCACCAATGGCTGGATTCAAGGGTATAATGGGCAGATTATCGTTTCTGAAAATCAATTTATCCTCGCTGCAATGATATCAGATGAGCAAAACGATAAAAAATTATTAATACCTATGCTAAATGAACTCGAAGACCTTTTTACGGGTATTCATCCATCAATTTCGCCTAATATACTACTATCTGATGCAGGTTATTTCTCATACCCGAATTCTTTAGCAGAATTGGATTATGGCATTCAACTCATCATCCCTCCTTCTAAAGAAAGAAAAATTCCAGAATATTCAGATAATGATGGGTATATCTCACGAATGGAAATGATATGTCGGGCGATTTGTATGGGAGAAATAATCACATTTCCGGAATTGCAAAGTATCGGGACGTTTGTTTGGCAATCTTTTATGAACAGAGAGAAACAAGCAACA from Methanospirillum hungatei JF-1 includes the following:
- a CDS encoding class I SAM-dependent methyltransferase; this encodes MHASSSGSDEEWFENESFWEDFYTVLFPDELFEQAEEEIEKILDLIDHPVSSVLDLCCGPGRFAGLLAREGYQVTGVDRTPFLLEIAKREYADAGEVEWVLSDMREFVRKESYDLVLNLYTSFGYFKDPAEDLLVLKNISQSLRQGGSFVIEVMGKEVMAKDFEPITASKTEDGLFVQAHEILENWNRIKTEWTLIKEGNIRTFTFEHSLYAASDLIRLCELAGFSDIRVFGDFDGGPYDHSASLLVITGKKR
- a CDS encoding restriction endonuclease, producing MAIPDYQTFLLPVLLAVKDGKEHSVQEIYSQIASSFHLSEEELNQKLPSGVQSTYHNRVGWAKTYLKKAGLVNTPSRGKVKITERGLAVLSQNPQRIDQNFLKQFPEFLDFKDFRTDNHSPLKEESGTAESTLTPQEILENSYQDVRNKLAHELLSQVMNSSPEFFERLVVDLLVSMGYGGSRSEAGERVGKTGDDGIDGIIKEDKLGLDTVCIQAKRWQNTVGRPEIQAFVGSLAGNRARKGVFITTSRFSREAQEYVQRIEQKVVLIDGETLAELMIDHNVGVSDESRYIVKKIDMDYFEE
- a CDS encoding IS701 family transposase, with translation MPITKQPSDVDYINYLIAARCDVSCVKVADCYSTSEFSISHDTFNRFLTRQSLTPETLWAEVEAYVDRKRGWLVLDDTILDKKHSKKIECTYYQWSGKEHKVIKGIGLIALIWTDGITSFPIDYRIYDKDVDDKTKNDHLQEMALTAFKRGFTPAFVMFDSWYSGNENLKLINRLGWFYFTRVKKNRMVNPDAKGNVQVSSLNIPEEGLEVHLKKYGFIRLFHSLNRKGVSRYWATNFLPMNNEDRLVLQSICWTIENYHRAIKELCGVEKCQARKGIIQRNHINCSLRAYLRFEVNKFLNGVTPYDAQWQIIKVGISEYIQNPKYAL
- a CDS encoding ABC transporter substrate-binding protein, with amino-acid sequence MGEEYERAFEMVEEDHPDSPIQPVIIDAGSNVTTAISAWNTLKSEYPDLFIVVTVASWTTNVVYPDAADDGKVQIALGSAVVNKSRLNGRLVRFTPGVEQESPILAEYLSQYDRVAILGGENDYARGYINALNSLIPEKIVDIVQYDPDTLPGSLDLTPVRDNNPDIILLLSMSEAESVAEMIRNCGISAPLVGTRVIERNTLLETPVADGLIFTIPALNRSFPFFSRYREEYGEEATFYGAEGYDAMNILYDAVETCGEDQECLSSWFTANQYPGSLGDVQFDENRVAFYPIEFKIIRNGSFEHYEGKIAVQ
- a CDS encoding ATP-binding protein, producing MERFKLPIGIQSFKKIRTGGYAYVDKTRFIQSLVDNGSYYFLSRPRRFGKSLLLDTIDYAFSGKKEYFLDLYLNTPEASWDFSSVYPVVRISLGQRINRNSDELGEYLTHILSLEAERYNVAYDRSLSPGFQLDLLIKNLYATYQMPVVVLIDEYDKPILDAIEDSETTRILRDELKSFYGILKDLDPYLKFVLLTGVSKFSKTGIFSGLNNLDDITLDPRYSAICGYTHEDLEQVFSEYLIGFNSEEIREWYNGYSWSGQTVYNPFDILMLFSKKMFRSYWFETGTPSFLIRLWQKNPRFPGDFDGLIAGEDLLGSFDVDNIRVETLLFQAGYLTIKEWTSDPVRGFQCTLGYPNIEVRTSLNLLFCQSLSGFSVSGMRNLLFEVLEKKDGEGLKEFFHSFFASISYEWYRKNHLSSFEGYYASIMYTIFASLGYHVIAEDTTNKGRIDLTVITAQAAWIFEFKVKRDESHGEKSPLEQIKRKGYSEKYKAKGLKIWEIGIVFDPKTRNIIQWDQRSD
- a CDS encoding IS1096 element passenger TnpR family protein, with protein sequence MVDGPEEIPFSSCGSNTLFMAKQAAAPGTCYLCKEPITKRTAVTHMKKNHAPDTGEERLAIMVDTPYSSPYWMVLLVKPNATLEDLDRSLRDIWVECCGHLSAFTITGVEYQRCSESGMDDFFGDAKSMKVKIQKVLVPGMTFLYEYDFGTTTELRLKVAESIAWHKEKEKIIMAGMNDKLEFPCTECGKPASYHYIENDDFTVLCDDCSSDEDLDECYLLPICNSPRTGLCGYEGGKYDNGL
- a CDS encoding PEGA domain-containing protein, with the protein product MVNSTPENETVFLDGEMIGSTPLERAGIPAGTHEITITHDGYMTWSHLITVRQGQLTLVPTARLRWAG
- a CDS encoding IS1182-like element ISMhu2 family transposase, which produces MSHRYNMIRGYGNEQQFLLPVNAMDWLSENDITYGILEILSILDISPFINKYRDDGRGSAFFDPRSMLGIIIYSMIRGEKSSRKIEMCCHYDIGYRIVANNLTPDHTTIYRFKKNNSKEIKSLFKQLSQIIVESGIARIGVLALDGSKFGCNASLSANKKLKYLEAELGRLFDESQEIDELENDDINIQDMEINRLPEHLSTKEKRKEVLNRAKEKLIERHDIESKKQEEKILDREKEELESGKKKRGRKPLEPKKEPSSDSKVNLTDPESQIMSTTNGWIQGYNGQIIVSENQFILAAMISDEQNDKKLLIPMLNELEDLFTGIHPSISPNILLSDAGYFSYPNSLAELDYGIQLIIPPSKERKIPEYSDNDGYISRMEMICRAICMGEIITFPELQSIGTFVWQSFMNREKQATTQEICKRVMEVRVKSPTGRELYRKRKYMVEPVFGNMKHNMRFRSFSQKGKENCEGEFFLAALVHNIKKLIRFEGIVKIKEFATNIIKPSRGSGFSYIFANTVCKVGIDTCRFIHQLVYFG